A region from the Campylobacter blaseri genome encodes:
- a CDS encoding P-loop NTPase: MNIITLTSGKGGVGKSVLSANLAKILADEGYKICLLDGNLSFGNLDTILNVNSEKNILDFLKNEANLQEILLNVEENLYLIPGYNGEKILDIYDENLKHKIKKEILEFENFDFLFIDTSNPFLKITQDFIDISDEVIVITTPEPPAIINTYTTLKVLLKDRENLSIIANMSDENEREFIFESLKKVLKNNINKEFELDFLGGIKRDKKMVESTNERTLIIDEYPCSITVNKLRNIASNLLIKFNKKAIKVEKISDFQAFIRKILDLI; encoded by the coding sequence ATGAATATCATAACGTTAACAAGCGGTAAAGGTGGAGTTGGAAAAAGTGTTTTATCTGCAAATTTGGCAAAAATTTTAGCAGACGAAGGATATAAAATATGTTTGCTTGACGGGAATTTATCTTTTGGAAATTTAGATACGATTTTAAATGTAAATAGTGAAAAAAATATATTAGATTTTTTAAAAAATGAAGCTAATTTGCAAGAAATTCTTTTAAATGTAGAGGAAAATTTATATCTTATACCAGGATATAACGGTGAAAAAATACTAGATATATATGATGAAAATTTAAAACATAAAATTAAAAAAGAAATTTTAGAGTTTGAAAATTTTGATTTTTTATTTATAGATACTTCAAATCCTTTTTTAAAAATAACTCAAGATTTTATTGATATAAGTGATGAAGTGATTGTTATTACAACACCTGAACCACCAGCAATTATAAACACTTATACAACTCTAAAGGTGCTATTAAAAGATAGAGAAAATCTATCGATTATTGCAAATATGAGTGATGAAAATGAAAGAGAATTTATTTTTGAAAGTTTGAAAAAAGTACTTAAAAACAACATTAATAAAGAATTTGAATTAGATTTTTTAGGTGGTATAAAAAGAGATAAAAAAATGGTTGAAAGCACAAATGAAAGAACTCTAATAATAGATGAATACCCTTGCTCTATAACTGTAAATAAGTTAAGGAATATAGCATCAAATTTGTTAATTAAGTTTAATAAAAAAGCTATTAAAGTAGAAAAAATAAGTGATTTTCAAGCATTTATAAGAAAAATTTTAGATTTAATTTAA
- the folK gene encoding 2-amino-4-hydroxy-6-hydroxymethyldihydropteridine diphosphokinase, translated as MEIKRLDNGFIQLRDVLKFQKSIFFPYKKERKNFYKYEFYLGIGGNLGNSKKRFEYFFHKLKKDKRFFVNQTSPLILNKAFGYTKQPDFLNGVLRVQSSKSASEVLKIMQHFEKIFKRKRSFKNAPRTLDLDILYFSNKTRISKKLILPHPGVKYRTSVVLPLGLMLNKDFKR; from the coding sequence ATGGAAATCAAAAGATTAGATAATGGTTTTATACAACTTAGAGATGTTTTAAAATTTCAAAAAAGCATTTTCTTTCCATATAAAAAAGAGCGTAAAAATTTTTATAAATATGAATTTTATTTGGGAATTGGTGGAAATTTAGGTAATAGTAAAAAAAGATTTGAATATTTTTTCCATAAGTTAAAAAAAGATAAGAGATTTTTTGTAAATCAAACCTCTCCTTTAATTTTAAATAAGGCATTTGGATACACAAAACAGCCCGATTTTTTAAATGGAGTTTTAAGGGTTCAAAGCTCAAAAAGTGCAAGTGAAGTTTTAAAAATTATGCAACATTTTGAGAAAATTTTTAAAAGAAAAAGGAGCTTTAAAAATGCTCCACGAACTCTTGATTTGGATATTTTATATTTTAGTAACAAAACAAGAATTAGTAAAAAGTTAATTTTGCCACATCCTGGTGTGAAATATAGAACTAGTGTAGTTTTACCACTAGGATTAATGCTAAATAAGGATTTTAAAAGATGA
- a CDS encoding aminopeptidase P family protein, with amino-acid sequence MHQKRINNYILTDENAVFYECGYSCDNNIFLNLDDRKFFLTDSRYAIEAKKLVKDAEIIEIKKPLIEESKLLLEKLNIKELVFDPNDFSYADFMELSKLKGINFISEPFFSKKKRMIKSDLEIQKLKQAATLGASGFTKFANFISSSKKQLSEKELYYNAELILKDFGNLSLSFNPIIAINENGAKAHALPSNKVLQNGDLLLFDAGVKFERYCSDRTRTAFFDGQIEFSKNQKFKSNKQNEIYEIVKEAQNLAIKSVKPGVLAKDIDRAAREFIKKQGYEKEFFHSTGHGVGIDIHEFPNINQKSEVVLKEGMVFSVEPGIYIEDEFGVRIEDVVVVTKDGCEIL; translated from the coding sequence ATGCACCAAAAGAGAATTAATAATTATATATTAACAGATGAAAATGCTGTATTTTACGAATGCGGTTATAGTTGTGATAATAATATTTTTTTAAACTTAGATGATAGGAAATTTTTTTTAACTGACTCTAGATATGCTATAGAAGCAAAAAAACTAGTTAAAGATGCAGAAATTATAGAGATAAAAAAACCACTAATAGAAGAGTCAAAACTTCTTTTAGAAAAGTTAAATATAAAAGAGTTGGTGTTTGATCCTAATGATTTTAGTTATGCAGATTTTATGGAACTTAGCAAACTTAAAGGTATAAATTTTATATCAGAACCATTTTTTTCAAAAAAGAAAAGAATGATAAAAAGTGATTTAGAGATTCAAAAATTAAAACAAGCAGCCACATTAGGCGCTAGTGGATTTACAAAATTTGCTAATTTTATAAGCAGTAGTAAAAAACAATTAAGCGAAAAAGAGCTTTACTATAATGCAGAACTTATTTTAAAAGATTTTGGAAATTTAAGTTTATCTTTTAATCCAATTATAGCTATAAATGAAAATGGGGCAAAAGCTCACGCCTTACCTTCAAATAAGGTTTTGCAAAATGGAGATTTACTTCTTTTTGACGCTGGAGTCAAGTTTGAAAGGTATTGTTCAGATAGAACAAGAACGGCATTTTTTGATGGGCAAATAGAGTTTAGTAAAAATCAAAAATTTAAATCAAATAAACAAAATGAAATTTATGAAATAGTAAAAGAGGCACAAAACCTAGCTATAAAATCAGTCAAACCAGGAGTTTTAGCAAAAGATATTGATAGGGCTGCTAGAGAGTTTATAAAAAAACAAGGATATGAAAAAGAATTTTTTCACAGCACTGGTCACGGTGTTGGTATAGATATACACGAGTTTCCAAATATTAACCAAAAAAGTGAAGTTGTTTTAAAAGAAGGTATGGTTTTTAGCGTTGAGCCTGGAATTTATATAGAGGATGAATTTGGCGTTAGGATAGAAGATGTAGTTGTTGTAACTAAAGACGGTTGTGAGATTTTATAG
- the aroQ gene encoding type II 3-dehydroquinate dehydratase, translating into MKVVVIQGPNLNLLGSREPNIYGGMKMEDIHSQMKVVAEQNSIEIEFFQSNLEGELVDRIQECIGDADGIIINPAAYTHSSIAIRDAIAAANLPVIEVHISNLARREEFRQKSMIEPFTAGKISGFGPVGYHLAMVAMIQIFEQIKVAKAARENAPKEN; encoded by the coding sequence ATGAAAGTAGTTGTAATACAAGGACCAAATTTAAATTTGTTAGGTTCAAGAGAGCCAAATATTTACGGTGGTATGAAAATGGAAGATATTCATTCTCAAATGAAAGTAGTTGCAGAACAAAATAGTATTGAAATTGAATTTTTTCAAAGTAATTTGGAAGGTGAATTGGTGGATAGAATTCAAGAATGCATTGGCGATGCAGATGGCATTATTATAAATCCAGCAGCATACACTCATAGTTCAATTGCAATAAGAGATGCTATTGCAGCTGCAAATTTACCTGTCATTGAAGTTCATATAAGCAATCTTGCAAGAAGAGAAGAATTTCGACAAAAAAGTATGATAGAGCCATTTACTGCAGGTAAAATTTCAGGTTTTGGTCCTGTTGGTTATCATTTGGCGATGGTAGCTATGATACAAATTTTTGAACAAATTAAAGTAGCTAAAGCAGCAAGAGAAAATGCACCAAAAGAGAATTAA
- the sppA gene encoding signal peptide peptidase SppA, translated as MKILNSFLKFIRDLVKFTIQVFIVIIIVLSFYLAFKGDNIQKEANLVQINLTGAIMDDSKILKEIYDIKNNVNIKGVLLYIDSPGGGLAPSFEISMAIKELNQAKPVIAYAGGSMTSGSYLSGIWAKKIYANKGSFIGSIGVIMQGSNIEELAKKIGISTQTAKAGEYKEAGTMFREWTLKERESIQNLVNQSYNLFITEVANARKLDINSKKQWANARVFLASEAKNLGLIDDISTYFKAKEQVVKTAGVIEPIWKEKSRYEDFLDSLSAKTASLILQNLLPNIR; from the coding sequence ATGAAAATACTAAATAGTTTTTTAAAATTTATAAGAGATTTGGTTAAATTTACCATTCAAGTTTTTATTGTGATCATTATAGTTTTATCATTTTACCTTGCTTTTAAAGGTGACAATATTCAAAAAGAGGCAAACTTAGTGCAGATAAATTTAACTGGTGCAATCATGGATGATAGTAAAATTTTAAAAGAAATTTACGATATCAAAAACAATGTAAATATCAAAGGTGTTTTGTTATATATAGATAGTCCTGGTGGTGGACTTGCTCCAAGTTTTGAAATTTCTATGGCTATTAAAGAGCTTAATCAAGCAAAACCTGTAATTGCTTACGCTGGTGGTAGTATGACAAGCGGGAGTTATTTAAGTGGAATTTGGGCTAAAAAGATATATGCAAATAAAGGTAGTTTCATAGGCTCAATTGGCGTTATTATGCAAGGAAGTAACATTGAAGAGCTTGCTAAAAAAATAGGAATTTCAACTCAAACTGCCAAAGCTGGTGAGTATAAAGAGGCTGGAACTATGTTTAGAGAGTGGACTTTAAAAGAAAGAGAGAGCATACAAAATTTGGTTAATCAAAGCTACAATCTTTTTATAACAGAGGTTGCTAATGCTAGAAAACTAGATATAAATAGTAAAAAACAGTGGGCAAATGCGAGAGTTTTTCTAGCAAGCGAAGCAAAAAATCTTGGTTTAATTGATGATATATCAACATATTTTAAAGCAAAAGAACAGGTAGTAAAAACCGCTGGCGTGATTGAACCTATATGGAAAGAAAAAAGTAGATATGAGGATTTTTTAGACTCTTTATCGGCAAAAACTGCTAGTTTGATTCTTCAAAATTTACTGCCTAATATAAGGTAG
- a CDS encoding SLC13 family permease — protein MREIPNTYGLPPYTKRGLKIIVIAAIIALVTFLLLPYEPNTKKGLALLVFIGILWLTEAIHITITALLVPVLGILLGIQKVGKDGELVAVGLKEALANFASPTIFLFFGGFALATALHMQKLDKKIAMKIIALSGSSLTYAVIAICSVTALLSMWISNTATAAMMLPLAIGMTTNLDREKDRGTFVFILLGIAYSASIGGLGTIVGSPPNAIASAALGYSFFQWMKIGLPLMLVLFPLMFIVLYIVFKPDLNKTIDTSKDEDIPWTTTRILTMVLFIVTALLWIFSKPIRTNFGIPLSDGLIALGAASLVVILGLATWKEVSRGTEWGVLLLFGGGLSLSAILKVSGASLALGTTVANIFGSAPIFVVIIAVTIFMIVLTEFTSNTASAALLVPVFASIAAQMGIPKEALVLVVGLCASCAFMLPVATPPNAIVFGTGLIRQKEMIRAGMALNIVCVAVISAYAYLFLV, from the coding sequence TTGAGAGAGATTCCAAACACTTATGGGCTACCTCCATATACAAAAAGAGGTTTGAAGATTATAGTTATAGCTGCGATTATAGCATTAGTTACTTTTTTACTATTGCCGTATGAGCCAAATACTAAAAAAGGGTTAGCACTGCTTGTGTTTATTGGAATACTATGGCTTACAGAGGCTATCCATATCACCATTACAGCTCTATTAGTTCCTGTTCTTGGAATTTTGTTAGGCATACAAAAAGTAGGTAAAGATGGAGAGTTAGTAGCGGTTGGATTAAAGGAGGCCTTGGCTAATTTTGCATCACCAACTATATTTTTATTTTTTGGTGGGTTTGCACTAGCAACAGCTTTGCATATGCAAAAACTTGATAAGAAAATAGCTATGAAAATCATAGCACTTTCAGGCTCGAGTCTTACATATGCAGTGATTGCTATATGTTCTGTAACTGCACTTTTATCTATGTGGATTTCAAACACAGCAACAGCTGCTATGATGCTACCACTTGCAATTGGTATGACTACAAATTTAGACAGAGAAAAAGATAGAGGAACTTTTGTGTTTATACTTTTAGGTATTGCATACTCTGCAAGTATAGGAGGTCTTGGAACCATAGTAGGATCACCGCCAAACGCTATTGCTTCAGCTGCACTTGGATATAGTTTTTTTCAATGGATGAAGATAGGTTTACCGCTTATGTTGGTGCTTTTTCCGTTGATGTTTATAGTTTTATATATAGTGTTTAAACCTGATTTAAACAAAACTATAGATACAAGTAAAGATGAGGATATACCTTGGACAACTACAAGAATTCTAACCATGGTTTTGTTTATTGTAACAGCACTTTTGTGGATATTTTCAAAGCCTATTAGAACTAATTTTGGAATTCCATTAAGTGATGGTCTTATAGCTTTAGGAGCTGCTAGTTTGGTTGTTATTTTGGGGCTTGCTACTTGGAAAGAGGTTTCTCGTGGAACAGAGTGGGGAGTTTTGCTACTTTTTGGTGGAGGGCTATCTTTGAGTGCTATATTAAAAGTATCAGGTGCTTCACTTGCACTAGGCACTACAGTTGCTAATATATTTGGCTCAGCTCCTATTTTTGTCGTAATTATTGCTGTAACCATTTTTATGATAGTTTTAACTGAATTTACAAGCAATACAGCCTCAGCTGCACTTTTAGTTCCTGTATTTGCTTCTATAGCTGCTCAGATGGGCATTCCAAAAGAGGCTTTGGTTTTAGTTGTAGGGCTTTGTGCTAGTTGTGCATTCATGCTACCTGTGGCAACTCCTCCTAATGCTATTGTCTTTGGAACAGGTCTTATTAGACAAAAAGAGATGATTAGAGCTGGAATGGCTTTAAATATAGTTTGTGTAGCTGTAATTTCAGCATATGCATATCTATTTTTGGTGTAG
- the ribD gene encoding bifunctional diaminohydroxyphosphoribosylaminopyrimidine deaminase/5-amino-6-(5-phosphoribosylamino)uracil reductase RibD: MNDDFYMNLAINEAWKYQILTYPNPAVGCVILDKNGKILSIEAHKQAGKAHAEVNAVKKALQVLNPNLIFPKEDDKIYEFIIKHHNNLLKNSKAYVTLEPCSHYGKTPPCANLLKEIGISEVVIGYEDKSDLAKGGANLLKEANINVKFGILKDRCFELLEPFLMWQRGNFSFLKLGMSINGVVSGGIITNLDSRKMVHKLREKIDLLVIGGNTVRVDRPTLDTRLINNGKNPDIFIYSKKQNFDKSIPLFGVENRKVTISNDIKLIKNYKLCMFEGGENLLNNLPNFVSHILIFSSTSFMNRKAINADVKIQKLFSFDMKDNFYIWYKIKS, from the coding sequence ATGAACGATGATTTTTATATGAATTTAGCTATAAATGAAGCTTGGAAGTATCAAATTTTAACATACCCAAACCCAGCTGTGGGTTGTGTAATTTTAGATAAAAATGGTAAAATTTTAAGCATTGAAGCACACAAACAAGCAGGGAAAGCACATGCTGAAGTAAATGCTGTAAAAAAAGCCTTGCAAGTCTTAAATCCAAATTTAATATTTCCAAAAGAAGATGATAAAATATATGAATTTATAATAAAACATCACAATAATTTGCTTAAAAACTCAAAAGCATATGTAACACTTGAGCCATGTTCTCATTATGGCAAAACGCCACCTTGTGCAAATTTATTAAAAGAAATAGGTATAAGTGAAGTTGTTATTGGCTACGAAGATAAAAGCGATTTGGCAAAAGGTGGAGCAAATTTACTAAAAGAGGCTAATATTAATGTTAAATTTGGAATTCTAAAAGATAGATGTTTTGAACTTTTGGAGCCATTTTTGATGTGGCAACGAGGAAATTTTAGCTTTTTAAAACTTGGAATGAGTATAAACGGGGTTGTTAGTGGTGGCATCATTACAAATTTAGACTCACGCAAAATGGTTCATAAATTAAGAGAAAAGATAGATTTACTTGTGATTGGAGGAAATACTGTAAGGGTTGATAGACCAACTTTAGATACAAGACTTATAAATAATGGCAAGAATCCAGATATTTTTATATACTCTAAAAAACAAAATTTTGATAAATCTATACCACTTTTTGGGGTTGAAAATAGAAAAGTTACTATAAGTAATGATATAAAGCTTATAAAAAATTATAAACTATGTATGTTTGAGGGTGGAGAAAATTTGTTAAATAACTTGCCAAATTTTGTTAGTCATATTTTGATATTTTCATCAACTTCTTTTATGAATAGAAAAGCTATAAATGCAGATGTTAAGATACAAAAACTTTTTAGTTTTGATATGAAAGATAATTTTTATATTTGGTATAAAATTAAGAGCTAG
- a CDS encoding autotransporter outer membrane beta-barrel domain-containing protein, which translates to MSKLSKQSASNMPHSCAGGGGGRLKYSLIALAILTSSAFGAVEGSYFEGNDGTLDKPAIWDMDGKVSKLSNQNYQSYKDKIIGNNQEKFNFFYKNGIYFDIENSTSTKNIKNKTFTIKNLEDTENTKAITLGIVQQSPNANINNINLNIENSKLNKVDLVNYSEGDIVNNTINISDSEFKDNRIFVLLTSKKEAVKDNTVNITNTIAETRGVLAVGTSGVEDGYTAKPFEGNTLNLNKVKFTTTKPSNPENDDEYDISLFFTNDTSNSNNMTINDSKLTAATSIDLIGTEHGNISKAKLDISNSNIKANEDIYAISTKKNALNNKVNISGSTLQSDKFLSILTPELKKVSDEGKEFYEPVEGGDYKGNVIDISNSKILSNVSVVLLGTSGLLSNNTIKLKDSNITSKTGGIVLAATVGNNKNNILNIDSSNLESSKSEISIGYSDEGNISNSTINISNSKLKSINGLEFLVADNKISSNNKLTISNSSLELDHVDHNIKFSHGNKGALGNKISIENSKLKAFGIYGGSAAIGDLKGNTIHIKDSDIQTQTLTAVAVAGEDFIDKNIVIENNKLILEDSGSGKFKYVKLNSDNDYYKGAITAVHIDAWGQNIPAEKYKVNIGTGNKVVLKGNGLSVNSELLGYHNPEYSAKKVEIVSNNTSLDIMGKNIKAQNVANFKNYNFYLGKDVVNNDKLLILTTKEDTNISGSNINILVEKGNEPDIKKDNKLTLISKKDGKLKADKITTNTVSTDDPFVIITQKFNSPVVEANRNLVITANGNLIAVAPTPDPDQPNPNNPSVPTPPKPNNPSKPGTTPNKKVSPASYSILSTPTAGLALNSKLSNTLMDRAFIDIEQRITDNEGIIPFAYLNGYKLNQSAGDVDTKGLTLTAGIAKAKDNYLVGAFFEYGYGDYDGNINKTKSDGKVNAYGGGVLARVYMDNNIYMDGFAKAGRMKNKYDAKMDIVGSKDVSYKYNSTYYGVGIGAGYKTTLNNNIELNNRLGYVYGYIDGGNAKVLDANYKINSITSHRAKFDSRLAYINTAFKPFIDLKLEYEFAGKAKANVKDGISLKNSGFSGGAGVGFIYNPTSLTTFDFGVYQMLGERKETGLNLGVEFKF; encoded by the coding sequence ATGTCTAAGCTTAGCAAACAAAGTGCTAGCAATATGCCACACTCATGTGCGGGGGGGGGGGGAGGCAGGCTTAAATATAGCTTAATTGCCCTTGCTATTTTAACAAGTAGTGCTTTTGGCGCTGTTGAAGGTAGTTATTTTGAAGGAAATGATGGAACTTTAGATAAACCTGCTATTTGGGATATGGATGGCAAAGTATCCAAACTCAGCAACCAAAATTATCAAAGCTATAAAGACAAGATAATTGGCAATAATCAAGAAAAATTTAATTTTTTCTATAAAAATGGAATTTATTTTGATATAGAAAATTCTACTTCAACTAAAAATATTAAAAACAAAACTTTCACAATTAAAAATTTAGAAGATACTGAAAACACAAAAGCTATCACACTAGGCATCGTGCAACAAAGTCCAAATGCTAATATTAATAATATAAATTTAAATATAGAAAATTCAAAACTTAATAAAGTTGATTTGGTCAATTACTCAGAAGGAGATATAGTAAATAACACAATCAACATTTCAGACTCCGAATTTAAAGATAATAGAATATTTGTGTTGTTAACTTCAAAAAAAGAAGCAGTAAAAGATAATACTGTAAATATCACAAACACTATAGCAGAGACTAGAGGTGTTTTAGCTGTAGGAACAAGCGGTGTTGAAGATGGATATACAGCAAAGCCATTTGAGGGAAATACACTTAATTTAAATAAAGTTAAATTTACTACAACAAAACCAAGCAATCCTGAAAATGATGATGAGTATGACATATCGCTGTTTTTTACTAATGATACATCTAACTCAAATAATATGACCATTAATGATTCAAAGCTAACTGCAGCTACAAGTATTGATCTTATAGGCACTGAACATGGCAATATTTCTAAAGCTAAGCTAGATATATCAAATTCTAACATAAAAGCAAATGAAGACATTTATGCTATTTCAACAAAAAAAAATGCCTTAAACAATAAAGTAAATATAAGTGGTTCTACTTTACAAAGTGATAAATTTCTTTCTATACTAACTCCAGAACTTAAAAAAGTTAGTGATGAAGGCAAAGAATTCTATGAACCAGTTGAAGGGGGAGACTATAAAGGTAATGTTATTGATATCTCAAATTCTAAAATTTTAAGTAATGTTAGTGTTGTTCTATTAGGAACATCTGGTTTATTGAGTAATAATACAATTAAACTAAAAGATAGCAATATTACTTCAAAAACTGGAGGTATTGTTTTGGCAGCTACGGTTGGTAATAATAAAAATAATATTTTAAATATAGATAGTTCTAATTTAGAAAGTAGTAAAAGTGAAATTAGTATAGGTTATTCTGATGAAGGAAATATCTCTAACTCAACTATAAATATCTCTAACTCTAAACTAAAATCTATCAATGGGTTAGAATTTTTAGTAGCTGATAACAAAATCTCTAGCAACAACAAACTTACTATATCAAATAGTTCATTGGAATTAGATCATGTAGATCACAATATCAAATTTTCTCATGGCAACAAAGGAGCTTTGGGTAATAAAATATCCATTGAAAATTCAAAGTTAAAAGCTTTTGGAATTTATGGTGGTTCTGCAGCTATTGGAGATTTAAAAGGTAATACTATACATATAAAGGACTCTGATATCCAAACTCAAACATTAACAGCTGTCGCTGTTGCAGGGGAGGATTTTATAGATAAAAATATAGTTATAGAAAACAACAAACTTATTTTAGAAGATAGTGGAAGTGGTAAATTTAAATATGTAAAACTTAATTCAGATAATGATTACTACAAAGGAGCAATAACTGCTGTTCACATTGATGCATGGGGGCAAAATATACCTGCTGAAAAATATAAAGTAAATATAGGAACTGGAAATAAAGTAGTTTTAAAGGGCAATGGCTTAAGTGTTAATAGTGAGCTACTTGGCTATCATAATCCTGAATACAGTGCTAAAAAAGTTGAAATAGTATCAAATAATACCAGTCTTGACATAATGGGTAAAAATATAAAAGCACAAAATGTTGCTAACTTTAAAAACTATAATTTCTATTTAGGTAAAGATGTAGTTAATAATGATAAGCTTTTAATACTAACAACAAAAGAAGATACAAATATTAGTGGTTCTAATATTAATATATTAGTTGAAAAAGGAAATGAACCAGACATCAAAAAAGATAATAAATTAACTTTAATATCAAAAAAGGACGGAAAACTTAAGGCAGATAAAATAACTACAAATACTGTATCAACAGATGATCCATTTGTTATAATAACTCAAAAATTTAATTCCCCAGTGGTAGAAGCTAATAGAAATTTAGTTATCACTGCAAATGGTAATCTTATAGCTGTTGCTCCAACTCCTGATCCAGATCAACCAAACCCAAATAATCCAAGTGTTCCAACACCTCCAAAACCAAACAATCCAAGCAAACCAGGCACAACACCAAATAAAAAAGTTAGCCCAGCTTCTTACTCAATCCTTTCAACCCCAACAGCAGGACTAGCTTTAAACTCTAAGCTAAGTAATACTTTGATGGATAGAGCATTTATTGATATAGAACAAAGGATAACAGATAATGAAGGCATAATACCTTTTGCATATTTAAATGGCTACAAACTAAACCAATCAGCAGGTGATGTTGATACAAAAGGCTTAACACTTACAGCAGGTATAGCAAAAGCTAAAGATAACTACCTAGTTGGAGCATTCTTTGAATATGGTTATGGTGATTATGATGGAAATATCAATAAAACTAAATCAGATGGTAAAGTAAATGCTTATGGTGGTGGTGTGTTAGCAAGAGTTTATATGGATAACAATATCTATATGGACGGATTTGCCAAAGCTGGTAGAATGAAAAACAAATATGATGCAAAAATGGATATAGTAGGATCAAAAGATGTATCATACAAATATAACTCAACATATTATGGCGTTGGTATAGGTGCAGGATACAAAACTACACTAAATAACAACATAGAGTTAAACAATAGACTAGGATATGTTTATGGATACATAGATGGTGGAAATGCTAAGGTTTTAGATGCAAACTATAAAATTAATAGCATAACTTCACACAGAGCAAAATTTGATTCAAGATTAGCTTATATAAATACTGCATTTAAACCATTTATTGATTTAAAACTAGAGTATGAATTTGCAGGAAAAGCTAAAGCTAATGTAAAAGATGGAATATCTTTAAAAAATAGTGGCTTTAGTGGTGGAGCAGGTGTAGGCTTTATCTACAACCCAACATCTTTAACAACTTTTGACTTTGGTGTTTATCAAATGCTAGGAGAAAGAAAAGAAACAGGGTTAAATTTAGGCGTAGAGTTTAAATTCTAA
- the rimP gene encoding ribosome maturation factor RimP has translation MVNLEALVAECGVNLYDTETVSENGRTIFRVYITKKGGITLDDCEKVSRLLSPIFDVEPPVSGDYILEVSSPGLERVLTKPHHFEQSIGEFVKITINSNEKFEGKILKFEDEILTIETEGKKLDIKFNDIKKAKTYIKW, from the coding sequence ATGGTTAATTTAGAAGCACTAGTTGCCGAATGTGGTGTAAATTTATACGATACAGAGACAGTTAGTGAAAATGGAAGAACTATTTTTAGAGTTTATATAACTAAAAAAGGTGGCATTACTTTAGATGATTGTGAAAAAGTAAGTAGACTTTTATCTCCTATTTTTGATGTAGAACCGCCTGTTAGTGGAGACTATATTTTAGAAGTAAGTTCTCCTGGGCTTGAAAGAGTGCTTACAAAACCACACCATTTTGAACAAAGCATTGGAGAGTTTGTAAAAATAACAATAAATTCAAATGAAAAATTTGAAGGCAAAATCCTTAAATTTGAAGATGAAATTTTAACCATTGAAACAGAGGGTAAAAAATTAGATATCAAATTTAATGACATTAAAAAAGCCAAAACATATATAAAGTGGTAA
- the rbfA gene encoding 30S ribosome-binding factor RbfA, with product MSEIRRLRTQSVLKQLIPEALSNLNDIMLKGLCVTDVECKRGRYDAFVYLDKMMFDEKEQKEVLAKLQKVNGYLQSYCKEAEGWFRSPKFHFEFDDRLEKQNEMDILFEKISKDLNKNG from the coding sequence ATGAGTGAGATTAGAAGACTTAGAACCCAGAGTGTTTTAAAACAGTTAATTCCTGAGGCACTTTCAAATTTAAATGATATTATGCTTAAAGGGCTTTGTGTAACTGATGTAGAATGCAAAAGAGGAAGATATGATGCTTTTGTATATCTTGATAAGATGATGTTTGATGAAAAAGAGCAAAAAGAGGTTTTAGCAAAATTACAAAAGGTAAATGGCTATCTTCAAAGTTATTGCAAAGAGGCAGAGGGCTGGTTTAGAAGCCCTAAATTTCATTTTGAATTTGATGATAGATTAGAAAAACAAAATGAGATGGATATTTTGTTTGAAAAAATTAGTAAGGATTTAAATAAAAATGGTTAA